From one Lycium barbarum isolate Lr01 chromosome 6, ASM1917538v2, whole genome shotgun sequence genomic stretch:
- the LOC132600539 gene encoding stress-response A/B barrel domain-containing protein At5g22580-like, protein MADEFKHLVLVKFKEDVVVEDILKQLEKLAHEIDVVKSFVWGKDGESHEMLTQGFTHAMIMTFNSKEDYNTFASHPNHVEFSATFATVIEKAVLLDFPAISVKAPAK, encoded by the exons ATGGCTGATGAATTCAAGCATTTGGTGTTGGTTAAGTTCAAGGAAGATGTGGTAGTCGAGGACATTCTAAAACAGTTGGAAAAGCTTGCTCATGAAATTGATGTTGTCAAGTCTTTCGTTTG GGGAAAAGATGGTGAAAGCCATGAGATGCTTACACAAGGTTTCACTCATGCTATGATAATGACATTCAATAGCAAAGAGGACTATAATACTTTTGCTAGTCACCCAAATCATGTTGAATTTTCAGCCACTTTCGCCACTGTGATTGAAAAGGCTGTGCTGCTGGATTTCCCTGCTATCTCTGTCAAAGCTCCTGCTAAATGA
- the LOC132599476 gene encoding stress-response A/B barrel domain-containing protein At5g22580-like, which translates to MADEFKHLVLVKFKEDVVVEDILKQLEKLAHEIDVVKSFVWGNDTESHEMLTQGYTHAIIMTFNSKEDYNTYVSHPKDVEFSAFFVTVIDKAVVLNFPAVSFKASS; encoded by the exons ATGGCTGATGAATTCAAGCATTTGGTTTTGGTGAAGTTCAAGGAAGATGTAGTAGTGGAAGACATTCTAAAACAGTTGGAAAAACTTGCTCATGAAATTGATGTTGTCAAATCTTTTGTTTG GGGAAATGATACTGAAAGCCATGAAATGCTTACACAAGGTTATACTCATGCTATTATAATGACATTCAATAGCAAAGAAGACTATAATACTTATGTTAGTCACCCAAAAGATGTCGAATTTTCGGCTTTTTTTGTCACTGTAATTGACAAGGCTGTGGTACTGAATTTCCCTGCTGTTTCTTTCAAAGCTTCTTCTTGA
- the LOC132600537 gene encoding premnaspirodiene oxygenase-like produces the protein MQVLNLVSIFFFVSFLFLLKIWKNSNSQISKRLPPGPWKLPILGSMLHMVGGLPHRVLRDLAKKYGPIMHLQLGEVSVVVITSSEMAKEVLKTHDLAFASRPKLLASELVLYNCSDIAFCPYGDYWKQMRKICVLEVLNAKNVRSSSSIRRDEVLRLVEFFRSSSSSEPVNVTKRIALFTSFIICRSAFGNVLKEQDEFIQVMKKVTALLEGFDVADIFPSLKFLHVLSGMKGKMMELHRKVDTIAENVINEHKKNLATGKTNGELGREDLIDVLLRLMKDGGLQFPITNDNIKAIIYDMFAAGTETTSTTMDWAMAEMIKNPGIIAKAQAEVREAFRGKETFDENDVEELKYLKLVIKETLRLHPPLPLMLPRECREEVDISGYTIPLKTKVIVNIWAIGRDPKYWDDAESFKPERFEQSSVDFAGNNFEFLPFGSGRRICPGISFGLANVYLPLAQMLYHFDWKLPTGINPSDLDMTESDGASCTRKSNLYLIATPYQPSQE, from the exons ATGCAGGTCCTCAACTTGGTTTCCATTTTCTTTTTTGTATCTTTCCTCTTTTTATTAAAGATATGGAAGAATTCCAATAGCCAAATTAGCAAAAGATTGCCTCCAGGTCCATGGAAATTACCTATTCTTGGAAGCATGCTTCATATGGTTGGTGGACTTCCACATCGAGTCCTTAGAGATTTAGCCAAAAAATATGGACCAATTATGCACCTTCAACTAGGTGAAGTTTCAGTAGTTGTGATCACTTCTTCTGAGATGGCAAAAGAAGTACTAAAAACTCATGACCTTGCTTTTGCATCTAGGCCTAAACTTTTGGCCTCCGAACTTGTCTTGTATAACTGTTCCGATATTGCCTTTTGCCCATATGGTGATTACTGGAAACAAATGCGTAAAATTTGTGTCTTGGAAGTGCTCAATGCCAAAAATGTTCGGTCATCCAGTTCGATTAGACGAGATGAAGTTCTTCGTCTCGTTGAATTTTTTCGATCATCATCCTCAAGTGAGCCAGTTAATGTAACAAAAAGGATTGCTTTATTCACAAGCTTCATAATATGTCGATCAGCATTTGGGAACGTACTCAAGGAGCAAGACGAATTTATACAAGTAATGAAAAAAGTGACAGCCTTATTGGAAGGTTTTGATGTGGCTGACATATTCCCTTCGCTTAAATTTCTTCATGTGCTTAGTGGAATGAAAGGTAAAATGATGGAGCTCCACCGTAAGGTAGATACCATTGCTGAGAATGTTATAAATGAGCACAAGAAAAATCTTGCAACTGGCAAGACCAATGGTGAATTAGGACGTGAAGATTTAATTGATGTACTGTTGAGACTTATGAAAGATGGAGGCCTTCAATTTCCAATCACCAACGACAATATCAAAGCTATTATTTAT GACATGTTTGCAGCGGGAACAGAAACAACGTCAACCACAATGGACTGGGCCATGGCAGAAATGATTAAGAATCCAGGTATAATCGCCAAAGCTCAAGCAGAGGTAAGAGAAGCCTTTAGAGGAAAAGAAACTTTTGATGAAAATGACGTTGAAGAGTTAAAATACCTAAAATTAGTCATTAAAGAAACTTTAAGACTCCACCCTCCGCTACCACTTATGCTCCCAAGAGAATGCAGGGAAGAAGTAGACATAAGCGGCTACACTATTCCTTTGAAAACAAAAGTCATAGTTAATATTTGGGCTATTGGAAGAGATCCAAAATACTGGGATGACGCAGAAAGCTTTAAGCCTGAGAGATTTGAGCAGAGTTCAGTGGATTTTGCTGGTAATAACTTTGAATTTCTTCCCTTTGGTAGTGGAAGGAGGATTTGCCCTGGAATATCATTTGGTTTAGCTAATGTTTATTTGCCTTTGGCTCAAATGTTGTATCACTTTGATTGGAAACTTCCTACTGGAATTAATCCAAGTGATCTTGACATGACTGAGTCGGATGGAGCAAGTTGTACTAGAAAGAGTAACCTTTACTTGATTGCCACTCCCTATCAACCGTCTCAAGAGTGA
- the LOC132600538 gene encoding uncharacterized protein LOC132600538, with protein MEILIKKVHFLAFLIFFLNLYFTRSTISQESQSYCGNIKIEEPFVSQNSKNSSFLKNMVLCRSEILYFKTSLGLFQISSIDYKNKLLTISHSSCSSSSNYVSPKDLSSGFPNPPKPNSLLLFNCLNSKNISALQSCPHLKNEKDSFSLCKEGVTNKGSFTFSCLMVDDVQDLGNEFHPKELNCSHYRRVYKSTSQDGNSMKFESGTRLSWEVDHVPNPCDECRKPHGNCGVGLRCLCHVTGCKVEVSAGAIKKLSGTMLFSLLVLIGLLDHLEGVLRSSKSSGFLEDSTQVQQLSESSCATYLKSV; from the exons ATGGAAATCTTGATCAAGAAAGTTCATTTTCTAGCCTTTTTGATCTTTTTTTTGAACCTTTATTTTACCAGAAGTACCATTTCACAAGAATCACAAAGCTACTGTGGAAATATAAAGATTGAAGAGCCTTTTGTTTCTCAAAACTCAAAAAATTCATCATTCTTGAAGAACATGGTGCTATGTAGATCAGAGATTTTATACTTTAAAACTTCTCTTGGCCTTTTTCAAATTTCTTCAATTGATTATAAAAACAAACTGTTAACTATTTCTCATAGTTCTTGTTCTTCTTCATCCAACTATGTATCTCCTAAAGATTTATCTTCTGGATTTCCTAATCCCCCTAAGCCTAACTCATTACTCCTATTCAACTGCTTAAATTCTAAAAATATATCAGCCTTACAAAGTTGCCCTCACTTGAAAAATGAAAAAGATTCTTTTAGTTTGTGTAAAGAAGGTGTGACAAACAAAGGGTCTTTTACTTTTTCTTGTTTGATGGTTGATGATGTACAAGATTTGGGAAATGAGTTTCATCCTAAAGAATTGAACTGTTCACATTATAGAAGGGTTTATAAAAGCACTTCTCAAGATGGGAACAGTATGAAATTTGAGTCAGGTACAAGGCTGTCTTGGGAAGTTGACCATGTACCAAATCCTTGTGATGAGTGTAGAAAGCCTCATGGTAATTGTGGAGTTGGATTGAGATGCCTTTGCCATGTAACTGGATGCA AGGTGGAGGTTTCTGCTGGTGCAATCAAGAAACTTAGTGGTACTATGCTCTTCTCTTTGCTTGTCTTGATTGGTCTTTTGGATCATCTTGAAGGAGTTTTAAG atcctccaaaagcAGTGGATTTTTGGAAGATTCGACACAGGTGCAGCAGCTTTCAGAGAGCTCATGCGCAACATACCTAAAAAGTGTGTGA